The Pectobacterium wasabiae CFBP 3304 DNA segment CCGGCAGGCGAATACCAATATTATGCTTCTGCAAAAAATGCATCAGCTCCGTCGAATAGATCGCCACGATAATTGCAGTGAAAATCCCCTCACCGCCCAGCGACCCGACCGGCAGGCTTTTGTCGATTTGCGGCGCGGCCACCACCATAAACGACATCAGCGCTAAACTGGCGGCCATAAAACCGTTCATTTTATAGCTCTGCGCCAGGTTATAAGCGATGGCGCTGGTGATATACACCGCCATAATGCCCATCGTCATATTGTAGGGCATCATGATCTGTTCGCTGTGGCGTTCCACCATTCCCAGCCACCACTGCGCGAAAGCCCATTCACTCGTCGGGCTAAAAGGCGGATGGGCAAATAGCATCATAAAAGAGCCGACAATTAAAAAGGGCATGGAGGCAATGAACCCATCCTTAATTGCCACAACGTGACGCTGACTGGAGAGTTTTGCTGCAATCGGGCTAATACGATTTTCGATAACGCTGAATAATGACTCGGTTAATTTACTCATTATTCCTCCCGCTATGCTACGCAATCATCGCCAAGGCATCGTTAAGGACTTTTTCCCCATTCATCATGCCGTAATCAACCATATTAATAACCGCGATTGGTTTCTCTTTTTCATCAGCTATCGCTTTGAATTCAGGCAGTTTATATTTGATTTGCGGTCCCAAAAGGCAACAGTCATATTCATCAATCAATTCATTAAACTCTTCAAAACCCACGGCTTTTATCTCAACAGCGATCGCTTTTTTCTCGGCGACCTTTTCCATTCGCTGTACCAGCATGCTGGTAGACATTCCTGCTGCGCAACAGAGTAAAATCTTATTCATACTGCACCTCACCGTCCGTTTTTTTATTATTCAAGCAATACATAAAATAATATGCAACCGGTTTCATATTGTTTTTACTATTTTTTGAAGGCGATCATAAATAGCGCAACCGGGGCATATTTTTATCCCTATACTCACCATTGATGATAAAAAGAGAGGAAATATCCCTATAATGACGAGATAAAGCGGTGCAAAAGGAGAACGGGAAAGTACGATGGTAACCATGCTCGATGTCGCAAAAAAAGCCGGTGTCTCTAAGGCCACCGTATCACGCGTGCTAACGGGGAATAATTACGTCAGCAAAACCACGCGGGATCGGGTATTCCAGGCCATTGAAGAGATTGGTTATCGGCCCAACCTGCTGGCTCGCCAGCTCGCCACGAGCAAATCGCAAATCATTGGTTTGGTCGTGACCAACACGCTGTACAGCGGCCCCTACTTCAGTGAATTACTGTTCCAAACGGCAACCATGACGGAAAAATACGGCCGTCAACTCATCATGGCGGATGGCAAACACAGCGCTGAAGAAGAACGGGAAGCGATCCAATTCCTACTCGATTTACGCTGCGATGCCGTCATTATCTATCCGCGCTTTCTGTCTATCGAGGCGCTGGAAAGCATTATCGAACAGCATGAACAGCCGATCATGGTCGTGAATCGTACACTGCATCAGCACAGTGATAACGGTATCTGCACCGATCACCAGCAACACAGCCATGATGCCGTCAATTACCTGATTGCGCAGGGTCACCGTGATATCGCGTTTATCTGCGGATCGTCAAACTCCCCCACCGGTACAAGCAGGCTGGCAGGCTATCGACAGGCGTTAGTAGACAACGGAATTCCCTGTGATGACAGGCTGGTGGCACCAGGCGACTGGACCCATGACAGCGGTTATGCGGCGGCAAAGGCGCTGCTTCAACGAGCTGCCGCCTTCAGCGCGCTGGTTGCCAGCAATGACGACATGGCGATTGGTGCGGCGAAAGCGCTGCGTGAGCACGGCCTCGCAATCCCACAGGATGTTTCACTGCTGGGGTTCGACGATTTACCCATGGCATCATGGTTCTACCCGCCTCTCACTACCGTGCACGTGCCCGTCGCCGAGATGATCAACTATACCCTTGAGAAACTGCTATGTCGGTTAGAGGGGGAAACCGTCGTACCTGCACCCGCCTTCAAAGGCACATTAATCATCCGCGATTCCGTTCGCAAAGGCCCTGCCGCCTAATCCTCGCTCACGCGGTGAGGCACCATGCCTCACTGTTCTGTCCGTTCGCAGCGATACAAATTTATGCCTCGCTGATTTGTGACATTTTTGTGAAAAACCTAAAGACATATTGTTTCTCGCCGATAACTTATTTGTGATTTACATCACAAATAATGACGAATCGCGCAAGGGAATGCCCCAAAAACAGAAAGGAAGACAATCGATTGATTCTTTTTATAAAAAAGCACCTATATACCCTAAATAATTCGAGTGCGGGACAAAACGTTAGCGTTTTGAACGATGCACATGCAGCTTGAAGTATGACGGGTATCGGCGCTTATATCCCAGGGGATATTACGCATATGTCTACAACACTGTTACCGGTTCACCACAGCAACCCATCCATTCACACCTCGCCAACCGCGTCAAAAAGAAAGCTCAGCACACGTACATTGATGTTACTCGCCGGCGTCACCACTATCGCACTCGGCTTTATTCTCACTATCGGTCTGTTGATCTGGCAATCCGGTCAGCAGCAAAAAACCATCGCCCAGCAGTATCTTGAGCAAACCGCGTATACCAACAGCTATCTTATTCAGCAAAAGCTGGATGTCGCACTCCATGCAGCACGTAATCTGGTACAGAGCGTTGTCAGCCTGCAAGAAGCAGGTAACGCCGATCGGAAAACCGCAGAGACGCTGCTGAAGAATGCGCTGAAGAGTCACCCCGATTTCCTTTCCATGTCGCTGGCATGGGAGCCTGATGCGTTTGACGGCAAAGATCGGGAGTACATTGGTCAACCCGATCAGGACCCGCAAGGTCGCTTTGTCCGTTATGTCGACCGCGATACCGCGGGCAACGTTGCTCTGCATAATCTGGTGGATTATGAAACACCGGGCAGCGGCGATTACTACTTGCTGCCGAAGAAACTTCAGAAAGAAGTGATTCTGGAACCGTACAGCTACCCTTACAACGGCGTCGATGTGTTGCTGACTTCCATTGCCGTGCCCATCATCATCAACAATAAGTTCTATGGTTCCGTCACTGCGGATTTTTCGCTGGATACGCTGCAACAGCTCACCAATCACATCAAGCCCTATCAAGGCACGGGCTACGCGCAGTTACTGTCCCATACTGGCGCCTATATTTCTCATCCCGACAAAGCGCGGATAACTAAAAAAATTGAAAACGACGCGACGCTGCTTGAGCATGTCACCACCGGTCAGCCGTATCAGATCGAGCGTGACAATGCCGTGTTGAACACGCCCGCGTTTAACATGTATGTGCCGGTAAACATCGGCAATACCGGTACGCCCTGGATGCTCGGCCTGTCCGCCCCCGTCAATGTGGTGATGGCGGAAACCGCACAGCAGCGCAACATGGCGCTACTGCTTATGGTGCTGAGTATCGTGGTGGTTTCCGGTGTGTTGGGCATCATCTTTAACCGCAAGATCGCCCGCCCTATCGGTGGTGAACCCGCTCAGGCAGCGCAGATCGCCTTGTCCGTCGCGCAGGGAAATTTAACGCAGTCCATCCCCGTACAGCCGAAGGACGACAGCAGTATTTTCTACGCTATGAACGCCATGCAGACGCAGTTGAGAGATATTGCCGAACAGTTGATTAATACCAGCGAATCCGTCAGCCACGGTG contains these protein-coding regions:
- a CDS encoding PTS sugar transporter subunit IIB, producing the protein MNKILLCCAAGMSTSMLVQRMEKVAEKKAIAVEIKAVGFEEFNELIDEYDCCLLGPQIKYKLPEFKAIADEKEKPIAVINMVDYGMMNGEKVLNDALAMIA
- a CDS encoding LacI family DNA-binding transcriptional regulator produces the protein MVTMLDVAKKAGVSKATVSRVLTGNNYVSKTTRDRVFQAIEEIGYRPNLLARQLATSKSQIIGLVVTNTLYSGPYFSELLFQTATMTEKYGRQLIMADGKHSAEEEREAIQFLLDLRCDAVIIYPRFLSIEALESIIEQHEQPIMVVNRTLHQHSDNGICTDHQQHSHDAVNYLIAQGHRDIAFICGSSNSPTGTSRLAGYRQALVDNGIPCDDRLVAPGDWTHDSGYAAAKALLQRAAAFSALVASNDDMAIGAAKALREHGLAIPQDVSLLGFDDLPMASWFYPPLTTVHVPVAEMINYTLEKLLCRLEGETVVPAPAFKGTLIIRDSVRKGPAA
- a CDS encoding methyl-accepting chemotaxis protein, coding for MSTTLLPVHHSNPSIHTSPTASKRKLSTRTLMLLAGVTTIALGFILTIGLLIWQSGQQQKTIAQQYLEQTAYTNSYLIQQKLDVALHAARNLVQSVVSLQEAGNADRKTAETLLKNALKSHPDFLSMSLAWEPDAFDGKDREYIGQPDQDPQGRFVRYVDRDTAGNVALHNLVDYETPGSGDYYLLPKKLQKEVILEPYSYPYNGVDVLLTSIAVPIIINNKFYGSVTADFSLDTLQQLTNHIKPYQGTGYAQLLSHTGAYISHPDKARITKKIENDATLLEHVTTGQPYQIERDNAVLNTPAFNMYVPVNIGNTGTPWMLGLSAPVNVVMAETAQQRNMALLLMVLSIVVVSGVLGIIFNRKIARPIGGEPAQAAQIALSVAQGNLTQSIPVQPKDDSSIFYAMNAMQTQLRDIAEQLINTSESVSHGATEIAAGNIDLASRTEQQAAALEETAASMEQITATVKQNADNAHNATTLAQNAAHIAQKGDKIVGQVVHIMSEIDDSSKKIADITSIISSIAFQTNILALNAAVEAARAGEQGRGFAVVANEVRNLAQRSASAVKDITALITESASRVDSGVTLVQSAGSTMQDMLHAVTSVKDIMDEIVSASDEQSRGISQVTQAVHEMDGVTQQNAALVQEATAAAASLEEQARQLAQTVLVFKLS